CTGAACCCCACGGAGCTTCGTCATGCAGGAACACGACGCCCGGATTCTCCGCGGCGCCGCGCTTCCAGCGGCTGTTGTCGGGGCCTTGGCCATTGCGGTCTCGGCTCTGTTCAGCGGCGCCGCCGGAGCTCTCAGCTCGGCCCTCGCGGTCGCGATCATCCTTGCCTGTTTCGGGCTCGGACAGTGGGCGGTCATCCTGGTCACCCGGCGCAACGAGGACTTGTTCCTTGCTGCGAACATGCTCGGCTTCGTCGTGAAGATGGCGGTGCTGGGAGTTCTCCTGGTGACTCTGGGCCGTAGCGCCTTCATCGCAGACCTCGACAGCAACGCCTTCGTATACAGCGCGTTGGCTGTTGTCCTGGTCTGGCTCGGGGGTCAGATGCGCGGGATCGCCAAGACCAAGATGCTGCACGTGGACCCGTCCGAAGGTTCGGGGAACACGTGATGGGGTGCCCCGCCGTGGCCCGTGGCAACGGGCGTTATAACCTGTTCCAGGTTAGGCGGGCAGCCACGTTCCAGCCCAGCCCCACATGCTATATTCCGGAGCGAGATGAGCAGCGAAGCAGCCAGGAAGACGGAAGCGGACGTGCCCTCGGTGCCACGCGAGTCCGACGGCTGGGCGCTCTTCTCCACCCTCCTCGCGGGCGTTCTCGTGTGGAGCGGGATCGGCTGGGGCCTGGATCACCTTCTGGGATTCCAAGCGCTCTTCCTGCCCATCGGGGCGGTTCTGGGCTTGGTCGGCGCGATCTGGCTGATCGTCGCCAAGACCCGCCAGGTCTGAACTCTTCCGCTAGAGCGATGGCACCACGGGTGACCGTGGTGCGTAGCTCTGCCACAACCATCAACGAGGCTTTCTTGCGTCACGACGAAAGGATTCGCCGTGAGTGCTGACGTGCGCATTCTCGCGGCCGAACCGGGTTGCCATCTTTTCAGCGGCTGCGGGTTCGAGGCCCCCACCATCGGGATGTTCTTCCCCGAACCGTGGATCACCGGCATCCCCGGTACCGCAGGTATCGACCTGTACCTGGTTCTGCTGCTGATCGCTCTCGGTGCG
This DNA window, taken from Nocardiopsis exhalans, encodes the following:
- a CDS encoding AtpZ/AtpI family protein codes for the protein MSSEAARKTEADVPSVPRESDGWALFSTLLAGVLVWSGIGWGLDHLLGFQALFLPIGAVLGLVGAIWLIVAKTRQV